The following are encoded in a window of Roseimaritima ulvae genomic DNA:
- a CDS encoding DUF3102 domain-containing protein, producing MKTNQLAERANLLHDEIETHLRSAVIKAKECGEVLNEAKKQTPHGTWMDWLEENFKASHQTACAYMRIAKHWDCLESIYKAPEEFEGFNTIDAALKLIARYKPSKISNEDMPIIKPANKLKEIEHLRKDLIKRLGDFLPDLLDVDELSEIHHKRLLLDGTKTTLPDGRLAIVISTRKIGDCDEQDPFRMDVDALVGAIADQNPVSTGRRTRTVKSERNVFTHPSSLPAHSPKQRTHGRSPGVVLSVPGLAPPALERRPASVVSPS from the coding sequence ATGAAAACCAATCAACTAGCCGAACGTGCCAACCTCCTGCACGATGAAATCGAAACTCACCTGCGCTCCGCCGTTATCAAAGCGAAGGAATGTGGCGAAGTCCTGAATGAGGCCAAGAAGCAAACACCGCACGGGACGTGGATGGACTGGCTCGAAGAAAACTTCAAGGCGTCCCATCAAACCGCCTGTGCGTACATGCGGATCGCAAAGCACTGGGACTGTCTGGAATCGATCTACAAGGCACCAGAAGAATTCGAAGGGTTCAACACCATCGACGCCGCACTAAAACTGATCGCAAGATACAAGCCTTCCAAAATCTCCAATGAGGACATGCCGATTATCAAACCAGCCAACAAGCTCAAGGAGATCGAGCACCTCAGGAAAGACTTGATCAAACGCCTCGGAGATTTCTTGCCCGATCTATTGGACGTAGACGAGCTATCTGAGATACACCACAAACGGCTACTGCTGGACGGAACGAAAACCACACTGCCGGATGGACGCTTAGCGATCGTCATCAGCACACGCAAGATAGGTGACTGTGACGAACAGGATCCGTTTCGTATGGACGTCGATGCGTTGGTGGGTGCGATTGCGGACCAGAACCCAGTGAGCACAGGACGGCGAACCAGGACGGTGAAAAGTGAACGAAACGTTTTCACGCATCCATCATCCCTACCCGCTCACAGTCCCAAGCAACGGACACACGGCCGCAGTCCCGGAGTCGTGTTGTCCGTCCCGGGCTTAGCTCCTCCCGCGCTGGAACGTCGCCCCGCGTCCGTTGTGTCCCCTTCGTAA
- the tnpB gene encoding IS66 family insertion sequence element accessory protein TnpB translates to MRKGFCRLSGIVKEHFQVDLFDGHLFVSFNHRRHYVKILA, encoded by the coding sequence ATGCGGAAAGGCTTTTGCCGTCTCTCGGGAATCGTCAAAGAACATTTCCAAGTCGATCTATTCGATGGTCACTTGTTCGTGTCCTTTAACCACCGTCGCCACTATGTCAAGATTCTCGCCTGA
- a CDS encoding recombinase family protein: protein MTAKRQKLIRAVAYYRRSTKKQETSIADQRKAVLKYAEANGYEIVDEFIDDGISGDATEKRFAFLRMREEASSRKFEVVLCWDQDRFGRFDSLEAGHWCYPFRQAGVRIVTVNNGPIDWEDFTGRMMYSMQQEAKHQFLQDLSRNVLRGQIEAAKAGSWIGSPPYAYRIEGESKNKRLIPGDPVHVATVKRIFSEYVEEQRTLTDIARRLTTDGILSSGGSKRWKPSAVRVILANPAYTGLFRSNTYSYSKYHGYRDGQITKGGRRGPNDESDWIVFKDHHPPLVEKRIFNRAQRLLKRNEGRKCRYSRDENPYLLSGLLVCGNCGSLLWGIKNRGQSKVTTPQRYECSKRRREGKNACEGCTVGEQDVLDYLVQFIEENFIPTKDQTRLLSTAKRGKLKQSDLPKGFKKLKRLLVGDRGSASIAKDTHRRLADVEAQIAKAQRNLVLLDANNIPAAEERISQLSKLRDDLKDAAQQTPSENDVNELVSDVLTKLFWLCSLKEDEMRPVLNEIHRITIHTTGRGGGSARRYIFDHGDIEFAGTSGCSPHPEP from the coding sequence ATGACAGCGAAACGTCAAAAGTTGATCCGTGCGGTAGCGTACTATCGACGTTCAACCAAGAAGCAAGAAACCAGCATCGCGGACCAACGCAAGGCCGTGCTCAAATATGCTGAGGCGAACGGCTATGAAATCGTTGATGAGTTCATCGACGATGGCATTAGCGGTGACGCTACGGAAAAGCGATTTGCGTTTCTGCGGATGCGTGAGGAAGCCAGCAGTCGCAAATTCGAGGTGGTCCTGTGCTGGGATCAAGACAGATTCGGACGCTTTGACTCACTGGAAGCTGGGCACTGGTGTTATCCCTTTCGTCAAGCAGGTGTGCGCATCGTCACCGTGAACAACGGTCCCATCGACTGGGAGGATTTCACTGGCCGCATGATGTATAGCATGCAACAGGAAGCCAAACATCAGTTCTTGCAGGACTTGAGCCGCAATGTTCTTCGGGGACAGATTGAAGCTGCGAAAGCTGGTAGCTGGATTGGCAGCCCTCCCTATGCTTATCGGATCGAGGGGGAGTCCAAGAACAAACGGTTAATCCCTGGTGATCCTGTCCACGTTGCGACGGTCAAACGAATCTTTAGCGAGTACGTCGAAGAACAACGGACGCTAACAGACATCGCGAGACGCTTGACCACGGATGGCATTCTATCAAGCGGTGGTAGTAAGCGATGGAAGCCCTCCGCTGTCCGTGTCATTCTCGCCAATCCCGCCTACACTGGCTTGTTCAGAAGCAACACATACAGCTATTCCAAATACCACGGATATCGAGACGGACAGATCACGAAGGGCGGACGACGCGGGCCGAATGACGAATCTGATTGGATCGTCTTCAAAGACCATCACCCACCGCTCGTTGAAAAGCGAATCTTCAACCGTGCGCAGCGTCTGCTCAAAAGGAACGAGGGTCGCAAGTGTCGATATAGCCGCGATGAGAATCCCTATCTGCTGTCCGGCCTCCTGGTTTGCGGAAACTGTGGGAGCTTGCTATGGGGAATCAAGAATCGTGGACAGTCCAAGGTGACAACACCCCAGCGTTATGAGTGCAGCAAGCGACGTCGAGAAGGTAAGAACGCCTGCGAGGGCTGCACGGTGGGTGAACAGGATGTGCTGGATTATCTGGTCCAGTTCATTGAAGAAAACTTCATCCCGACCAAGGATCAGACCCGATTGTTGTCCACGGCCAAGCGGGGGAAGCTCAAGCAATCAGACTTGCCCAAGGGATTCAAGAAGTTGAAACGCTTGCTGGTTGGTGACAGAGGCTCAGCGTCCATTGCAAAGGACACGCATCGACGACTAGCCGACGTGGAAGCCCAGATAGCAAAAGCCCAGCGCAACCTTGTTTTGTTGGACGCTAACAACATCCCGGCGGCGGAGGAACGGATTTCACAGTTGAGCAAGCTACGGGATGATTTGAAAGATGCTGCGCAGCAGACGCCCAGTGAGAACGACGTGAACGAGTTGGTGTCCGATGTTCTAACCAAACTGTTTTGGCTGTGCTCGCTCAAGGAAGACGAAATGCGACCTGTGCTCAACGAGATTCATCGCATCACGATTCACACCACTGGAAGGGGCGGTGGTTCGGCCCGTCGGTACATCTTTGACCATGGTGATATCGAGTTCGCAGGAACTTCCGGCTGTAGCCCACACCCCGAACCCTGA
- a CDS encoding ARPP-1 family domain-containing protein — protein sequence MFRKRKKNTSTRIEVREVLRGCEAGRLQSVGYMQVIPLVSDLNDDRFVSPVQCDAAVYTTSYGTLGFRNTSDSVMIVPCHAGYVVKQHAQDHAMAHAGVVDAAGDRRYDTAACIQASQGGFIKKGSYRMLILPHALREHALQKRGEKNYQKLWDDISVFNQRFGVNGQGHLEYFLKAFKKELDEFVAEFECVPRQVGAIVLVDDRVVGIERAPSHAYWQSIWPSLIRECYGSLAIEAAKANGDRAPDRSPRVQLPVEIASLDELESLITEIASQEDERARSTVRDLLDEPLDLQYEEAVSDRRVGANVSIDTATSQHFTGQVIRDGDKIVYASLPATSAFVKSQEWTRAKPFAI from the coding sequence ATGTTCCGTAAGCGAAAGAAGAACACAAGCACGCGAATCGAAGTGCGGGAAGTCCTGCGCGGATGCGAAGCTGGCCGACTGCAAAGCGTTGGCTACATGCAGGTCATCCCTCTCGTCAGCGATTTGAACGACGATCGATTCGTGTCGCCAGTCCAGTGTGACGCGGCGGTCTACACGACCAGCTACGGAACGCTCGGATTCCGCAACACGAGCGATTCGGTGATGATCGTTCCGTGCCACGCGGGCTATGTCGTTAAGCAGCACGCACAGGACCACGCGATGGCACACGCCGGCGTGGTCGATGCTGCGGGCGATCGCCGCTACGACACGGCGGCTTGCATCCAGGCATCGCAAGGTGGATTCATAAAGAAGGGTTCGTACCGCATGTTGATTCTGCCGCACGCGTTGCGAGAGCACGCACTGCAGAAGCGAGGCGAGAAGAACTACCAGAAGCTGTGGGACGACATCTCTGTGTTCAACCAGCGATTTGGAGTGAATGGTCAAGGTCACCTCGAATACTTCTTGAAGGCATTCAAGAAGGAACTGGATGAGTTCGTCGCCGAGTTCGAGTGCGTTCCGCGGCAAGTCGGAGCGATCGTCTTGGTCGATGACCGCGTTGTCGGCATCGAGCGGGCACCGTCACACGCGTACTGGCAAAGCATCTGGCCAAGCCTGATTCGCGAGTGCTACGGATCGTTGGCGATCGAAGCGGCAAAGGCAAACGGAGATCGAGCACCAGACCGATCACCGCGGGTCCAACTGCCGGTCGAAATCGCATCGCTCGACGAGCTGGAATCGCTGATCACCGAGATCGCTTCGCAAGAAGACGAGCGAGCGCGATCAACGGTCCGCGACCTGCTCGACGAACCACTTGACTTGCAATACGAAGAAGCAGTGTCTGACCGACGGGTTGGGGCTAACGTGTCAATCGACACCGCAACCTCGCAGCACTTCACCGGCCAAGTGATCCGCGACGGCGACAAGATCGTCTACGCATCGCTTCCCGCAACAAGTGCCTTCGTCAAGAGCCAAGAATGGACGCGAGCCAAACCGTTCGCGATCTGA
- a CDS encoding four helix bundle protein translates to MRDHTKLRAFELADEVALLTYEHTTGFPKAEQFGLTSQMRQAAVSVPSNIVEGCARDTSADYLRFLDIAFGSLRELDYQLSLATRLGFVSSETELHAKVHETSKVLGALIRSLRKPKA, encoded by the coding sequence ATGCGGGATCACACGAAGTTACGCGCGTTCGAGTTGGCTGATGAAGTCGCATTGTTGACTTACGAGCACACGACGGGGTTTCCAAAGGCGGAACAGTTCGGCCTCACCTCGCAGATGCGACAGGCTGCCGTTTCCGTGCCATCAAACATCGTTGAAGGTTGTGCTCGCGATACTTCTGCTGACTACCTCCGCTTCCTCGACATCGCGTTTGGCTCGCTTCGTGAGCTGGACTACCAACTTTCGCTTGCAACCCGGCTTGGATTTGTTTCATCAGAAACAGAATTGCACGCCAAGGTTCACGAAACTTCGAAAGTTCTCGGTGCTCTGATTCGATCTCTCCGAAAACCTAAAGCCTAA
- a CDS encoding RNA polymerase sigma factor, with the protein MRECATPDPDPFATTQWTIVLNAVDSSESVRQAALEDLCQRYWMPLYVYLRRRGHQEHAAQDLVQGFFAQLLEKNFLNSIDATKGKFRAFMLVAIKNFAANEHAKANAVKRGGHLDTLPIDYNSGESWYRQEPSDQLTAERLFERRWALSVMDTVMQRLRERFVEQDRVGAFEILEPHLLREQQRMPYAEAAAQLQCSVASLKSTMYRMRKWYRELLLDEISQTVDQKEVMDELGQLLAVISGEFGQ; encoded by the coding sequence ATGCGCGAGTGCGCTACGCCCGATCCTGATCCGTTCGCAACCACGCAATGGACCATCGTGCTTAATGCAGTGGATTCTAGCGAAAGCGTTCGGCAAGCTGCCTTGGAGGACTTGTGCCAACGCTATTGGATGCCACTTTACGTTTATCTGCGTCGCCGCGGGCATCAGGAACACGCCGCGCAGGATCTCGTGCAAGGCTTCTTCGCGCAGTTACTTGAAAAGAACTTCTTGAATTCGATTGATGCCACCAAGGGCAAGTTCCGCGCGTTCATGTTGGTTGCCATCAAGAATTTTGCAGCCAACGAACACGCCAAGGCGAACGCCGTCAAGCGTGGTGGTCATCTGGATACACTTCCCATCGACTACAACTCTGGCGAGAGTTGGTATCGGCAGGAGCCGAGTGATCAGCTAACTGCGGAGCGGTTGTTCGAGCGACGTTGGGCACTGTCGGTCATGGACACTGTCATGCAGCGGCTGAGGGAGCGTTTCGTCGAGCAAGATCGCGTTGGCGCGTTCGAGATCTTGGAGCCGCATCTGTTGCGTGAACAGCAACGAATGCCCTACGCAGAGGCGGCAGCTCAACTGCAATGTTCGGTCGCTTCCCTGAAATCGACGATGTATCGAATGAGAAAGTGGTACCGTGAGTTACTCTTGGATGAAATCTCGCAAACGGTAGACCAGAAAGAGGTTATGGACGAACTCGGCCAGCTCTTGGCCGTTATTTCTGGGGAATTTGGACAGTGA
- a CDS encoding four helix bundle protein → MEEAQACESKRDFVRKYSIAAKEARETHYWLRLLA, encoded by the coding sequence GTGGAGGAAGCCCAAGCATGTGAAAGTAAGCGTGACTTCGTTCGCAAGTATTCGATTGCAGCCAAAGAGGCACGCGAGACACATTATTGGCTGCGTTTGTTGGCCTAG
- a CDS encoding putative phage abortive infection protein, which produces MTQAVELEEGRERSLVWLKWLCVAFIAVCIIVAVVATPGSIWLATGKEPATAGEFGDMFGASNALFSGLAFLGVVVAILLQSQELALQREELKSTRQVLSDQRNEMKTQNAALAKQQFQSMFFQMVSLHNQIVNDLDTTYDTVRSRGFQSGRGLRGGFTPAVTTATTVRGRDVFPVFFKNFKSIVHNNLEIVDTQADCAGSDAQQNARRAFSIAFSMFYEKHSGDLGHYFRNLYTIVKYADKHGGVNSQDYINILRAQLSSFELALLFYNCTCGQGISRFLPLVEKYAFFEHMQIELLFDSDHLEWIDHTAFEEAVRVD; this is translated from the coding sequence ATGACCCAAGCAGTTGAATTGGAAGAGGGGCGAGAACGCTCGCTCGTGTGGCTCAAATGGCTTTGTGTGGCCTTCATCGCCGTTTGCATCATTGTCGCCGTCGTGGCGACCCCAGGATCAATTTGGTTGGCAACCGGAAAAGAGCCAGCGACAGCAGGTGAATTTGGGGACATGTTCGGCGCAAGCAACGCTCTGTTCTCAGGCCTGGCGTTTTTAGGTGTCGTTGTGGCAATCCTGCTCCAAAGCCAGGAGCTCGCTCTGCAGCGAGAGGAACTCAAGTCGACAAGGCAAGTTCTTAGCGACCAACGCAATGAAATGAAGACACAGAACGCTGCCTTGGCAAAACAGCAATTTCAAAGCATGTTTTTTCAGATGGTTTCCCTACACAATCAAATTGTCAATGACCTGGATACGACATATGACACGGTCCGATCACGGGGATTCCAATCTGGTCGCGGTTTAAGGGGGGGGTTCACCCCCGCTGTTACCACGGCCACAACTGTAAGAGGACGGGATGTGTTCCCGGTGTTTTTCAAAAACTTCAAAAGTATTGTCCACAACAATTTAGAAATCGTGGACACACAAGCAGATTGCGCAGGGTCAGATGCTCAACAAAACGCCCGCAGAGCATTTAGCATTGCATTCTCCATGTTTTACGAAAAACATTCTGGCGACCTTGGCCACTATTTCCGAAACCTTTACACGATAGTGAAGTATGCAGACAAGCACGGTGGAGTGAACTCACAAGACTACATAAACATTCTGAGGGCTCAGTTATCGTCCTTTGAACTAGCACTATTGTTTTACAATTGCACCTGCGGTCAAGGCATATCTAGGTTCCTTCCGTTGGTTGAGAAGTATGCATTTTTTGAGCATATGCAAATTGAACTACTGTTTGACTCTGATCACTTAGAGTGGATCGACCACACTGCATTCGAAGAGGCAGTTAGAGTTGACTAG
- a CDS encoding four helix bundle protein, producing MKSDLPDRTFTFAERIVKLCLVLEENGRVSATLANQLLRSGTSIGANVEEGQASQSKADFVSKYSIACKEARETHYWLRLLASTELFPANRLVPLTEEANELIAILTAIIKKSRS from the coding sequence ATGAAGAGCGATCTGCCTGACCGAACGTTCACGTTTGCGGAACGAATTGTGAAGCTTTGTTTGGTGCTCGAAGAAAACGGGCGAGTTTCAGCCACACTTGCGAATCAGTTGCTGCGTTCGGGGACTTCCATCGGCGCTAACGTCGAGGAAGGCCAAGCGAGCCAGAGCAAAGCTGACTTCGTCAGCAAGTACTCAATCGCATGCAAAGAGGCTCGCGAAACCCACTACTGGCTTCGTCTTCTCGCTTCAACCGAACTTTTCCCAGCCAATCGGCTTGTACCGCTAACGGAAGAGGCAAATGAACTCATCGCGATTCTCACGGCAATCATCAAGAAGTCCCGCTCATGA
- a CDS encoding recombinase family protein: MSKRIIGYIRVSTDKQERSGLGLEAQLAALEAYAAMTGSEIIRVYREVESGKRNDRPELAKAMSHAKRSKATLVIAKLDRLARNVHFVSGLMESGVDFVCCDNPHANRLTIHVLAATAEDEARRISERTKAALAAYKARGGKLGAARDNAHTLTQDDRRRGGVHAGEFARTEAMKAYADLIPLMVDWRDDGESQQAIAIKLNEEGHTTRNGKPWNQVQVSRVLRRYANAT; this comes from the coding sequence ATGTCCAAACGGATCATCGGATACATCAGGGTTAGCACCGACAAGCAGGAACGGAGCGGACTTGGCCTGGAAGCCCAGTTAGCCGCACTCGAAGCATACGCAGCGATGACGGGTAGTGAAATCATCCGCGTCTATCGGGAGGTTGAGTCGGGCAAACGCAACGACCGTCCCGAACTTGCAAAGGCGATGAGCCATGCAAAACGATCCAAGGCCACATTGGTGATTGCTAAGTTGGACCGCCTCGCACGCAACGTTCATTTCGTATCTGGTTTGATGGAGTCCGGTGTGGATTTCGTTTGCTGTGATAACCCTCATGCAAACCGGCTCACCATTCACGTTCTCGCAGCGACGGCGGAGGACGAAGCCCGGCGAATCAGTGAACGAACGAAAGCAGCACTAGCCGCATACAAAGCGCGGGGCGGCAAGTTGGGTGCAGCACGCGACAACGCCCATACGCTCACCCAAGACGACCGACGGAGGGGCGGTGTCCACGCGGGAGAATTTGCAAGAACCGAAGCGATGAAAGCCTATGCCGACCTGATCCCGCTCATGGTGGACTGGAGGGATGATGGGGAATCACAACAGGCGATTGCAATCAAGTTGAACGAGGAAGGACACACCACGCGCAACGGTAAGCCGTGGAATCAAGTGCAGGTTTCCAGGGTGCTGAGACGGTACGCAAACGCGACTTGA
- a CDS encoding prolyl hydroxylase family protein — protein sequence MRKEQYHYDYVYVIHDFLDEPECQAYIALAESLGFDDAPITTSAGAVIRKDVRNNTRVMKDDLETAADLWTRAEPWVVSPWRSRRATGLNERLRFYRYEPGQTFAPHYDGAFERENGERSEFTFLIYLNDEFTGGSTEFFQPGRFHVQPKTGSLLLFQHPQLHEGAVVESGTKYVLRSDVMYESQA from the coding sequence ATGAGAAAGGAACAGTACCACTACGACTACGTTTACGTGATTCACGACTTCCTCGATGAGCCGGAATGCCAAGCGTACATCGCACTCGCGGAGTCATTGGGTTTCGATGACGCACCGATCACAACCTCCGCTGGAGCAGTTATCCGAAAGGACGTCCGAAACAACACGCGAGTGATGAAAGACGACCTCGAAACTGCGGCAGACTTGTGGACGCGAGCCGAACCTTGGGTCGTGTCACCTTGGCGAAGTCGTCGAGCGACCGGACTAAATGAGCGATTGCGTTTCTACCGCTACGAACCCGGACAGACGTTTGCCCCTCACTATGACGGAGCGTTTGAACGAGAGAATGGCGAACGAAGCGAGTTCACCTTTCTGATCTACTTGAACGATGAGTTTACTGGTGGCAGCACCGAGTTCTTTCAGCCTGGACGATTTCACGTGCAGCCGAAGACCGGAAGCTTGCTGCTTTTTCAACACCCGCAACTGCATGAAGGTGCGGTCGTTGAATCGGGAACCAAATATGTCTTGCGTTCGGACGTCATGTACGAATCGCAAGCCTAA
- a CDS encoding serine/threonine protein kinase — translation MSDSQQDVWPLKKDAPPVVPSQGEQCVECGKMLNAETPQGLCADCSLRNMLDHSFHPTANYSSLPLIDHPDKDVTIDQGGRATLTEPLSPGQKIGSFEILSRLGRGGMGTVYEAQDSDKQRRIALKVLNRPVDNDAARKRFLREGRLAASINHPNSVFVFGTHQVQEYSLISMELVSGGTLEQRVKAEGPLASRQAVDIALQLIDGLEAAYAQGILHRDIKPANCFEDKDGVIKVGDFGLSISTEPKFDACITAAGTLLGTPAFSSPEQLRGDMLDVRSDIYALGATLYYLLTGRTTYQADNLAKLLSQVFEKSPVPPQSLQPEISAELSQLVMRCLAKEPGDRFRNYSELREALLPFSSQVQEPASLGWRTVAGLLDWTALGLVSWVVAALASTTPEPVFGTNYVASRIGAMVFAIGCVLYFALGESIFGQTIAKRILGLRTIGLDGGRPTFLQALTRAAIFVLLPNLFVLPYNLLFRVGIPLEPVAFESREFVVALLLLGSKWGLLALLFSTARTRNRLAALHGLCSQTRVVSNRDGNLIPQKHPSISLETESMPTTLEQTVGPYQVLHPLETSDGSTFCLGFDPVLLRQVWLRLDDSQCQPNPARATRLRWLNRVETDGKVWNVFEAPSGTPLLRYLQTESAACCGMKPWLTDLVRELESALQDETLPDKLELDQLWLTDDKRLKVLDFSAPGINRGDAFARQDSATPSTPTSSTEKVRRLFQRLAPHIRKIYVSQDKTKLPPPLYLTQMLNKWESDANIEELLEATESSSERQPLSAGRRRFAMAAACYAFPLMILFSFLANGLLSSIFFTRHADLKRLHTLVNIAQENEANKDGFKLKKEIAERPELEPKLSTRVQSSARYVAATQLIAGQFPNVLDDARMQSLPALQYFYPAIRTEIRTIQQRTQPTNAEIEAASDLLATQIEQREKELSKVHFGGFQMFFLFALLHWIVFVAIPAAIAGFLFQGGLVIHAFRTVIVRTNGVPASSLWILFRAVLSALPGCSVAVLLMANQLGWMQPVPALFTYGCIALVIGCGILSSLVGTRSLADRMLGTAIVVR, via the coding sequence ATGTCCGATAGCCAGCAAGACGTGTGGCCCCTCAAAAAAGATGCACCTCCAGTGGTGCCTTCGCAGGGCGAGCAATGTGTGGAGTGTGGCAAAATGCTCAATGCCGAAACGCCACAAGGTCTCTGCGCAGACTGCAGTTTGCGAAATATGCTGGACCATTCGTTTCATCCAACGGCCAACTACAGTTCGCTGCCGTTGATCGACCATCCCGACAAGGATGTCACGATTGATCAAGGTGGCAGAGCCACATTGACCGAGCCGTTGAGTCCAGGTCAAAAGATTGGCTCGTTTGAAATTCTCAGCCGTTTAGGACGCGGTGGCATGGGAACGGTCTACGAAGCTCAAGACTCCGACAAACAACGAAGGATCGCACTCAAGGTTCTCAATCGCCCAGTAGATAACGATGCCGCCCGAAAAAGGTTTCTGCGCGAAGGCCGTCTGGCCGCCTCGATCAACCATCCCAACAGCGTCTTTGTGTTCGGCACCCATCAGGTCCAAGAGTACTCTTTGATCAGCATGGAGTTGGTTAGCGGCGGGACACTGGAGCAGCGTGTCAAGGCAGAGGGTCCGCTCGCTTCAAGGCAAGCAGTCGATATCGCGCTTCAACTCATCGACGGACTCGAAGCAGCCTACGCGCAAGGAATTTTGCATCGGGACATCAAACCAGCGAATTGTTTTGAGGATAAGGACGGAGTCATCAAGGTAGGCGACTTTGGCCTTTCGATCTCAACGGAGCCCAAGTTTGATGCGTGTATCACCGCAGCGGGAACACTGCTGGGGACTCCCGCTTTTTCGTCTCCAGAGCAACTCCGCGGCGACATGTTGGACGTCCGATCAGACATCTATGCACTCGGTGCGACACTCTATTACTTGCTGACTGGACGTACCACCTACCAAGCAGACAACCTTGCCAAGTTGCTCTCGCAGGTGTTTGAAAAGTCGCCAGTACCACCGCAGAGTCTTCAGCCAGAGATTTCCGCCGAGTTGTCACAGCTAGTGATGCGTTGCTTGGCGAAAGAGCCAGGCGACCGCTTCCGTAACTACAGCGAGCTGCGTGAAGCCCTGTTGCCCTTCAGCTCGCAAGTACAAGAACCTGCATCGCTTGGGTGGAGAACGGTGGCCGGCTTGTTGGATTGGACTGCATTGGGATTGGTTAGTTGGGTTGTCGCCGCACTGGCCTCCACAACGCCCGAGCCGGTCTTCGGAACGAACTATGTAGCCAGTCGCATCGGAGCGATGGTTTTCGCCATAGGCTGCGTCCTCTATTTTGCACTCGGTGAATCCATCTTTGGGCAAACCATCGCCAAGCGAATCCTTGGGTTGCGGACCATTGGATTGGACGGTGGACGCCCCACGTTTCTGCAAGCGTTGACGCGGGCCGCAATCTTCGTGCTGCTGCCAAACCTATTCGTACTTCCCTACAATCTGCTCTTTCGTGTCGGCATCCCGCTAGAGCCCGTTGCTTTTGAAAGCCGGGAGTTCGTCGTGGCCTTGTTGTTGTTGGGATCGAAATGGGGATTACTGGCTCTTCTGTTCTCGACAGCAAGAACACGCAATCGCCTCGCCGCGTTGCATGGCCTGTGCAGCCAAACACGAGTGGTAAGCAATCGCGATGGAAACCTGATCCCCCAGAAGCATCCAAGCATTTCGTTGGAAACGGAGTCGATGCCTACGACTCTTGAACAGACGGTCGGCCCTTATCAAGTACTACATCCCTTAGAGACCTCCGATGGATCGACGTTTTGTCTGGGGTTTGATCCGGTTCTGCTACGGCAAGTTTGGTTGCGACTCGACGACTCGCAATGCCAACCCAACCCCGCGCGTGCCACGCGGCTGCGATGGCTCAATCGTGTCGAAACAGACGGTAAGGTTTGGAACGTTTTTGAAGCTCCGTCCGGAACACCATTGCTGCGGTACTTGCAGACGGAGTCGGCGGCTTGTTGCGGAATGAAGCCTTGGTTGACAGATTTGGTTCGCGAATTGGAGTCGGCCCTGCAAGACGAAACGCTGCCGGACAAACTGGAGCTGGACCAGCTCTGGCTGACCGATGACAAACGTTTGAAAGTGCTCGATTTTTCGGCCCCTGGAATCAACCGAGGAGATGCCTTCGCCCGTCAGGATTCTGCTACCCCGTCCACGCCAACTTCATCCACCGAGAAAGTCCGGCGTTTGTTTCAGCGGCTCGCGCCTCACATCAGAAAAATCTATGTCTCGCAGGACAAAACAAAGCTACCGCCACCACTTTACCTAACTCAAATGCTGAACAAATGGGAGAGTGATGCCAATATTGAGGAGCTGTTGGAAGCAACTGAATCATCCTCCGAACGTCAGCCGCTATCTGCTGGGCGACGACGGTTTGCGATGGCTGCTGCCTGTTACGCATTTCCACTCATGATCCTCTTCAGTTTCCTAGCCAATGGCCTACTTAGCAGTATCTTCTTCACGCGGCATGCGGACCTCAAACGACTGCATACACTGGTGAACATCGCTCAAGAGAACGAGGCCAACAAAGACGGTTTTAAACTCAAAAAGGAAATTGCGGAACGCCCAGAACTTGAGCCCAAGTTATCGACACGAGTTCAGAGCTCCGCCCGTTATGTGGCGGCGACGCAGCTCATTGCGGGGCAATTTCCGAACGTTCTTGATGATGCAAGAATGCAGAGCCTCCCGGCTCTTCAATACTTCTACCCAGCGATTCGGACAGAGATCCGCACGATTCAACAAAGAACGCAGCCGACGAACGCAGAGATTGAAGCCGCGAGTGATTTGCTCGCCACGCAGATTGAGCAGCGTGAAAAGGAACTCTCCAAAGTTCACTTCGGCGGCTTTCAGATGTTTTTTCTGTTTGCTTTGCTCCACTGGATCGTGTTCGTGGCAATCCCGGCTGCGATTGCTGGATTCCTCTTCCAAGGAGGCTTGGTCATTCATGCATTTCGAACAGTGATTGTCCGCACTAATGGGGTACCAGCAAGCAGTTTGTGGATTCTGTTCCGCGCTGTGTTGAGTGCTCTTCCCGGATGTTCAGTGGCGGTGCTGCTCATGGCAAATCAACTTGGCTGGATGCAACCGGTCCCTGCCTTATTCACTTACGGTTGCATTGCTCTCGTCATCGGCTGTGGGATCCTATCCAGCCTTGTCGGCACGCGAAGTCTGGCCGATCGAATGCTTGGAACCGCCATCGTTGTCCGCTGA